From Streptomyces durmitorensis, a single genomic window includes:
- a CDS encoding serine/threonine-protein kinase: protein MSDAEQAGQSRQDKSERLLSGRYRLGEVLGRGGMGTVWRAKDETLGRTVAVKELRFPSSIDDDEKRRLITRTLREAKAIARIRNTSAVTVYDVVDEDDRPWIVMELVEGKSLAEAIREDGLLTPRRAAEVGLAVLDVLRSAHREGILHRDVKPSNVLIAEDGRVVLTDFGIAQVEGDPSITSTGMLVGAPSYISPERARGHKPGPAADLWSLGGLLYAAVEGVPPYDKGSAIATLTAVMTEDVEQPTNAGPLEKVIYGLLAKDPEQRLDDAGARALLLDVIHAPEVKDEPEPVDATKVVPLPPVPPALGKRFGKDKGKDRGKGKGGVGRAAGAGAAGGGAAGAAGAAATSEAAGSSETAGSSVDSGGRKGEEAAERLKGALRSVRKAAAAATARGAGSGAGAGTAASGSTSPSDSGSGSDSNSGSSSGAGSASGAVAEKPSRSGAAGAAAGAAAGSTASGPAPAASSSAPATPPVPATPPRATPPKASLTDVVPRRTLVIISVALVLAVLGTVLAFALNGGDENGGQDSKNGGDKAASSGATAGSGEKETDKGAGQDDGAEKDTDDADKGTGSGANPGADESKDPDGSGEGSGNDPGKEPGDGAESTYKHSQGFSVGLPKGWKYQSTAAAGARFTGPNGQKLLIGWTPTPKSDPVGDWKSQESYMVRSQYKRIRIEKVDFRGWNTADWEFTYVEGGTKYRSIDRGFVVNDHLGYGMMYTAKDGKWGSDERKDAWRTFTKSFEPKK, encoded by the coding sequence ATGTCGGACGCGGAGCAGGCGGGTCAGTCCCGTCAGGACAAGAGCGAACGTCTCCTCTCCGGGCGTTACCGGCTGGGAGAAGTGCTCGGCCGCGGCGGAATGGGAACCGTCTGGCGCGCCAAGGACGAGACACTCGGTCGTACGGTCGCGGTGAAGGAACTGCGTTTCCCGTCGAGCATCGACGACGACGAGAAGCGCCGGCTCATCACGCGTACGTTGCGTGAGGCCAAGGCGATCGCGCGGATCCGCAACACCAGTGCGGTCACCGTGTACGACGTGGTCGACGAGGACGACCGGCCGTGGATCGTGATGGAGCTGGTCGAGGGCAAGTCCCTCGCCGAGGCCATCCGCGAGGACGGGCTGCTCACGCCGAGGCGCGCGGCCGAGGTCGGGCTCGCGGTGCTCGACGTGCTGCGGTCCGCGCACCGCGAGGGAATCCTGCACCGTGACGTGAAGCCGTCGAACGTGCTGATCGCCGAGGACGGCCGGGTCGTCCTCACGGACTTCGGCATCGCGCAGGTCGAGGGCGACCCGTCGATCACGTCCACCGGCATGCTCGTCGGCGCGCCGTCGTACATCTCGCCGGAGCGTGCACGAGGGCACAAGCCGGGCCCTGCCGCCGACCTGTGGTCGCTCGGCGGGCTGCTGTACGCGGCGGTGGAAGGTGTTCCTCCGTACGACAAGGGGTCGGCGATCGCGACCCTCACCGCGGTGATGACCGAGGACGTCGAACAGCCGACGAACGCGGGTCCGTTGGAGAAGGTCATCTATGGCCTGCTGGCCAAGGACCCCGAGCAGCGGCTGGACGACGCGGGGGCGCGGGCGCTCCTGCTCGACGTGATTCACGCGCCCGAGGTCAAGGACGAGCCGGAGCCGGTCGACGCGACGAAGGTCGTGCCGTTGCCTCCGGTGCCGCCGGCCTTGGGGAAGCGGTTCGGGAAGGACAAGGGCAAGGACAGGGGCAAGGGCAAGGGAGGCGTCGGCCGTGCGGCCGGTGCGGGTGCGGCCGGTGGAGGCGCCGCGGGTGCCGCTGGTGCTGCGGCCACGTCTGAGGCCGCAGGGTCCTCCGAGACCGCTGGATCCTCCGTGGACTCCGGTGGCCGCAAGGGCGAGGAGGCCGCCGAGCGGCTGAAGGGCGCGCTCCGGTCGGTGCGGAAGGCCGCGGCTGCGGCTACCGCGCGGGGCGCGGGGTCGGGTGCGGGCGCCGGGACGGCTGCTTCTGGTTCTACTTCGCCCTCCGACTCCGGTTCCGGTTCCGACTCCAATTCCGGTTCTAGTTCTGGGGCCGGTTCCGCTTCTGGTGCGGTGGCGGAGAAGCCGTCGCGTTCCGGGGCGGCTGGAGCGGCCGCTGGAGCGGCCGCTGGTTCTACTGCGTCCGGTCCTGCTCCTGCTGCCTCTTCTTCCGCTCCTGCCACTCCGCCGGTTCCCGCGACGCCGCCGCGTGCGACGCCTCCCAAGGCCTCGCTCACCGACGTGGTGCCGCGGCGCACGCTCGTGATCATCTCGGTGGCCCTCGTGCTCGCGGTGCTCGGGACCGTGCTGGCCTTCGCGCTGAACGGCGGGGACGAGAACGGCGGGCAGGACAGCAAGAACGGCGGTGACAAGGCCGCGTCCAGCGGCGCCACCGCGGGCAGCGGCGAGAAGGAGACGGACAAGGGCGCCGGGCAGGACGACGGCGCCGAGAAGGACACGGACGACGCGGACAAGGGCACGGGCTCGGGGGCGAACCCCGGCGCGGACGAGAGCAAGGATCCGGACGGCAGCGGCGAGGGCAGCGGCAACGACCCCGGCAAGGAGCCGGGCGACGGTGCCGAGTCGACGTACAAGCACTCCCAGGGTTTCTCGGTGGGCCTGCCCAAGGGCTGGAAGTACCAGTCCACGGCTGCCGCGGGCGCGCGCTTCACCGGTCCGAACGGGCAGAAGCTGCTGATCGGCTGGACTCCCACCCCCAAGTCCGACCCCGTGGGCGACTGGAAGAGCCAGGAGTCGTACATGGTCCGGTCGCAGTACAAGCGGATCCGGATAGAGAAGGTCGACTTCCGCGGCTGGAACACGGCTGACTGGGAGTTCACGTACGTCGAAGGCGGCACGAAGTACCGCTCGATAGACCGTGGCTTCGTCGTCAACGACCACCTGGGCTACGGAATGATGTACACGGCCAAGGACGGCAAGTGGGGCAGCGACGAGCGCAAGGACGCGTGGCGGACCTTCACGAAGTCGTTCGAGCCGAAGAAGTAG
- a CDS encoding serine/threonine-protein kinase: MGSVGDNARVIAGRYRLDVRLGRGGMGVVWQATDQFLGRRVAVKELALDDTLSESDAMQQRERTLREARAAAQLRHPHIIVVHDVVVQSDHPYIVMELIEGGSLAGRIARSGPMNARAVARMGIDLLGALSVAHAAGVLHRDIKPANVLMEEATGRVVLTDFGIAQVSGATTLTEIGSFVGSPEYTAPERMSGERTGPESDLWSLGALLVAALTGESPFRRDSIGGVLHAVVFDEIRPPPAAAPLLPVILGLLERDPDRRLGAAEAVRLLRTYVETGQMPSTPAGRAGGQPSALPGGRLGGYTPTYRDLPTRPPAHPAGPSRGRRRAMLIAAALVAAVAGAGVSAAVLLGRDDDGKGGTPSTPASQSSQTGQTGKPSPSPSPTPTVTVTRGSRTPKPSTPEAPEGYRVTKDPRGFTLAVPEGFTRELDGPRTFYKSPGGTYRIGIKESAPEPGGPLAVQRRSAAKGPENNPGYRDGEVSETSHNGRPAALWQFSWDGFTEAEGARHTYDLCWEEGGRMYDVWVSAPVGKAEEGRRYFDTAVDSFVRR; the protein is encoded by the coding sequence ATGGGGAGCGTGGGGGACAACGCCCGGGTCATAGCTGGCCGTTACCGCCTGGATGTGCGGCTCGGCAGGGGTGGCATGGGCGTCGTCTGGCAGGCCACCGATCAGTTCCTCGGCCGCCGGGTCGCCGTCAAGGAACTGGCGCTCGACGACACGCTCTCCGAATCCGACGCGATGCAGCAGCGCGAACGAACCCTGCGCGAGGCGCGGGCGGCGGCGCAGCTCAGGCATCCGCACATCATCGTCGTCCACGACGTCGTCGTGCAGAGCGACCACCCGTACATCGTCATGGAGTTGATCGAGGGCGGTTCGCTCGCCGGGCGGATCGCGCGTTCGGGTCCGATGAACGCGCGGGCGGTGGCCCGGATGGGCATCGATCTGCTGGGCGCGCTGAGCGTCGCGCACGCCGCCGGGGTCCTGCACCGCGACATCAAGCCCGCGAACGTCCTCATGGAGGAGGCGACCGGGCGCGTCGTCCTCACCGACTTCGGGATCGCGCAGGTCAGCGGGGCGACGACGCTCACGGAGATCGGGTCGTTCGTGGGCTCGCCCGAATACACCGCGCCCGAGCGGATGTCGGGCGAGCGGACAGGGCCCGAGTCCGACCTCTGGTCGCTCGGCGCGCTGCTCGTCGCCGCGCTGACCGGCGAGTCGCCCTTCCGGCGCGACTCGATCGGCGGCGTGCTGCACGCCGTCGTCTTCGACGAGATCCGCCCGCCGCCGGCCGCCGCACCGCTGCTGCCCGTCATCCTCGGCCTCCTCGAACGCGACCCGGACCGACGGCTCGGGGCGGCGGAGGCGGTGCGGCTGCTGCGGACGTACGTCGAGACGGGGCAGATGCCGTCGACACCGGCGGGCCGGGCCGGCGGTCAGCCTTCGGCGCTGCCGGGCGGGCGGCTCGGCGGCTACACGCCCACCTACCGTGACCTGCCCACTCGTCCGCCCGCGCACCCGGCAGGGCCTTCCCGGGGCAGGCGCAGGGCCATGCTGATCGCCGCCGCGCTGGTGGCCGCGGTGGCCGGGGCCGGGGTGTCCGCCGCCGTCCTGCTGGGCAGGGACGACGACGGGAAGGGCGGCACGCCGTCGACACCGGCCTCGCAGAGTTCGCAGACCGGGCAGACGGGGAAGCCGAGCCCGTCGCCTTCGCCGACCCCGACGGTGACGGTCACGCGCGGCTCCCGTACGCCGAAGCCCTCCACGCCCGAGGCCCCCGAGGGCTACCGCGTGACGAAGGACCCCAGGGGCTTCACGCTCGCCGTGCCGGAGGGCTTCACGCGCGAGCTGGACGGGCCCCGCACCTTCTACAAGTCCCCCGGCGGCACCTACCGCATCGGCATCAAGGAGTCGGCCCCGGAGCCGGGCGGCCCGCTCGCCGTGCAGCGCCGCTCCGCCGCCAAGGGGCCGGAGAACAACCCCGGTTACCGGGACGGCGAGGTCAGCGAGACCTCGCACAACGGACGGCCCGCGGCCCTGTGGCAGTTCAGCTGGGACGGCTTCACGGAGGCGGAGGGTGCCCGGCACACGTACGACCTGTGCTGGGAGGAGGGCGGCCGGATGTACGACGTGTGGGTCTCGGCGCCGGTCGGCAAGGCCGAGGAGGGCAGGCGGTATTTCGACACGGCGGTGGACTCGTTCGTACGCCGCTGA
- a CDS encoding serine/threonine-protein kinase — protein sequence MSNDGGANYGPYEPTSFGLQPPQSSVPGQGGQQGQDGNPYAQQQPHQQPHQQPHQQQPPHQHQPHTQLSHPQQPAAPTPPPSPYAQPTQVVPNQQSEPDPGAGRLIAGRYRLLSKLGHGGMGTVWRAKDETVDRDVAVKEPRIPDHLPERERTNVFERMRREARAAARLDHPAVVNVHDVAVEDGQPWIVMELVQGRSLGAALQEGTLGAREAARVGLEVLGALDAAHQAGILHRDVKPDNVMLGQHDRVILTDFGIAQIEGETNLTDTGGFVGSPEFIAPERVLGQRPGPASDLWSLGVVLYAATEGVSPFRRNNTPATLQSVLNATPAAPASASGPLAQAINGLLAKDPAQRPRAAQVRALLEEAAKPPEVAPTRVVQVGGGGASGGKGVTIGRKGLMGIGAVVVAAVVAGVLVVMNPFAAAEADSWKQHEEKALGATLAAPPDYVKSAPDGTVATEHWVRYTDPSTAISITLSLAKKSEDSTGEMAGSAAAQAYSDSDGVENGDDTDMAEDPAPRSSTAKTSYKDRESAENTITYVDDSDSESLKPREAKVFYYKTAKSGDMYKLAIDYPSKGDFVERGREVAKTAIAELEITNP from the coding sequence ATGAGTAATGACGGGGGAGCCAACTACGGCCCGTACGAACCGACCAGTTTCGGACTGCAGCCGCCGCAGTCGTCCGTACCGGGGCAAGGCGGGCAGCAGGGTCAGGACGGCAACCCGTACGCCCAGCAGCAGCCGCACCAGCAGCCGCACCAGCAGCCGCATCAGCAGCAGCCGCCGCACCAGCACCAGCCGCACACGCAGCTGTCGCACCCGCAGCAGCCCGCCGCGCCGACGCCGCCCCCGTCGCCCTACGCCCAGCCCACCCAGGTGGTGCCGAACCAGCAGTCCGAGCCGGACCCGGGCGCGGGCCGCCTGATCGCGGGCCGCTACCGCCTCCTTTCGAAGCTCGGCCACGGCGGCATGGGCACGGTCTGGCGCGCGAAGGACGAGACGGTGGACCGCGACGTCGCGGTCAAGGAACCCCGCATCCCCGACCACCTGCCCGAGCGCGAGCGCACCAACGTCTTCGAGCGGATGCGCCGCGAGGCGCGCGCCGCGGCCCGCCTCGACCACCCGGCCGTGGTCAACGTCCACGACGTGGCGGTCGAGGACGGCCAGCCGTGGATCGTCATGGAGCTGGTCCAGGGCCGCTCGCTCGGCGCCGCGCTCCAGGAGGGCACCCTGGGCGCCCGCGAGGCGGCCCGCGTCGGCCTGGAGGTGCTCGGCGCCCTGGACGCCGCCCACCAGGCGGGCATCCTGCACCGTGACGTGAAGCCGGACAACGTGATGCTGGGGCAGCACGACCGCGTCATCCTCACGGACTTCGGCATCGCCCAGATCGAGGGCGAGACGAACCTGACGGACACGGGCGGCTTCGTCGGTTCGCCCGAGTTCATCGCCCCGGAGCGGGTCCTCGGCCAGCGCCCGGGACCGGCATCCGACCTCTGGTCGCTCGGCGTGGTCCTCTACGCCGCGACGGAGGGCGTCTCGCCGTTCCGCCGCAACAACACCCCCGCGACACTCCAGTCCGTCCTGAACGCGACGCCCGCGGCACCGGCTTCGGCCTCGGGCCCGCTGGCACAGGCGATCAACGGGCTCCTGGCGAAGGACCCGGCCCAGCGCCCGCGCGCGGCCCAGGTCCGCGCCCTCCTGGAGGAAGCGGCCAAGCCGCCGGAGGTGGCGCCGACGCGGGTCGTCCAGGTCGGCGGGGGCGGTGCCTCCGGTGGCAAGGGCGTCACCATCGGCCGCAAGGGGCTCATGGGCATCGGCGCGGTGGTCGTGGCGGCCGTGGTCGCAGGCGTCCTGGTGGTCATGAACCCGTTCGCGGCGGCCGAGGCGGACAGCTGGAAGCAGCACGAGGAGAAGGCGCTGGGCGCGACGCTGGCGGCGCCGCCGGACTATGTGAAGTCCGCGCCGGACGGCACCGTCGCGACGGAACACTGGGTCAGGTACACCGACCCGAGCACCGCCATCTCGATCACTCTGTCCCTCGCGAAGAAGTCCGAGGACAGCACCGGCGAGATGGCGGGGTCCGCGGCCGCGCAGGCGTACAGCGACAGCGACGGCGTCGAGAACGGCGACGACACCGACATGGCCGAGGATCCCGCTCCCCGGAGCAGTACGGCGAAGACGTCGTACAAGGACCGGGAGTCCGCCGAGAACACGATCACCTACGTCGACGATTCGGACTCGGAGAGCCTGAAGCCGCGCGAGGCCAAGGTCTTCTACTACAAGACCGCCAAGTCCGGCGACATGTACAAGCTCGCGATCGACTACCCGAGCAAGGGCGACTTCGTCGAGCGCGGCCGTGAGGTCGCCAAGACCGCGATCGCCGAGCTGGAGATCACGAACCCCTGA
- a CDS encoding serine/threonine-protein kinase, protein MQDLLLAGRYRLGESIGRGGMGRVWRARDEVLHRVVAVKELTAAQFVQEADRAVLFARTHAEARAAARINHPAVVTVHDVLEYDDRPWIVMELVEGRSLADAVKEQGRIEPAEAARIGLWTLKALRAAHAAGVLHRDVKPGNVLLSNDRRILLTDFGIAAIEGDSTITRTGEVVGSVDYLAPERVSGANPGPASDLWALGATLYTAVEGNSPFRRTSPLGTMQAVVTEEPAPPEYAGVLAPVISALLRKDPDTRPTAEEAELMLAEAAEGRQPSGGQAYVPTQIHSTSQQQQQQQPQQPQQPQPQPPAQTRHQYTPQYGHHSAEPGTVVHGNSGTGNGTGPNSASYQSGTVVHGIHQSHQSQQSPQSPSHPPKRRKRAAIVAVIAAAVLLGGGTAGYLYYADGDDGRTEQSSDGAPGKAVGGIPKDWPLVEDAEGFKLRLPKGWEREADGNQIDYTPDHGRHFVRISIDRNTTWESPYTHQLDLERNLKVKLPDYKRLQLDQNTYRDRTGALWEFSWTAGANDTTAGPRRAISQSYIGRDGVEYVIYMSSPAADWNKARQQFDAILRGWRER, encoded by the coding sequence ATGCAGGACCTGCTCCTCGCGGGCCGCTACCGGCTCGGAGAGTCCATCGGGCGCGGTGGCATGGGACGGGTGTGGCGCGCGCGGGACGAGGTGCTGCACCGGGTCGTCGCCGTCAAGGAGCTGACGGCCGCGCAGTTCGTGCAGGAGGCCGACCGCGCGGTCCTTTTCGCCCGTACGCACGCGGAGGCGCGGGCCGCGGCCCGGATCAACCACCCCGCGGTCGTCACCGTCCACGACGTCCTCGAGTACGACGACCGGCCCTGGATCGTGATGGAGCTGGTCGAGGGCCGGTCGCTCGCGGACGCCGTCAAGGAACAGGGCCGCATCGAGCCCGCCGAGGCCGCCCGCATCGGCCTGTGGACCCTGAAGGCCCTGCGCGCGGCGCACGCGGCCGGGGTCCTGCACCGTGACGTCAAGCCCGGCAACGTACTCCTGTCGAACGACCGGCGCATTCTGCTCACCGACTTCGGGATCGCCGCGATCGAGGGGGACTCGACGATCACGCGGACCGGCGAGGTCGTCGGCTCCGTCGACTATCTGGCGCCCGAGCGGGTCAGCGGCGCCAACCCGGGCCCCGCGTCCGACCTGTGGGCGCTCGGCGCCACGCTGTACACGGCGGTCGAGGGGAACTCCCCGTTCCGGCGCACGTCCCCGCTGGGCACCATGCAGGCCGTGGTCACGGAGGAGCCCGCACCGCCCGAGTACGCGGGGGTGCTCGCCCCTGTGATCAGCGCGCTCCTCCGCAAGGACCCGGACACGCGGCCGACCGCGGAAGAGGCCGAGCTGATGCTCGCCGAGGCGGCGGAGGGACGACAGCCGAGCGGGGGGCAGGCGTATGTGCCGACGCAGATCCACTCCACGTCCCAGCAGCAGCAACAACAACAGCCACAGCAGCCGCAACAGCCGCAGCCCCAGCCCCCAGCGCAGACCCGGCACCAGTACACACCGCAGTACGGCCACCACTCGGCGGAACCCGGCACTGTCGTCCACGGGAACAGCGGGACAGGAAACGGCACCGGCCCCAACTCCGCGTCCTACCAATCCGGCACCGTCGTCCACGGCATCCACCAGTCGCACCAGTCACAACAGTCCCCCCAGTCCCCGAGTCATCCCCCGAAGCGCCGCAAGCGGGCCGCGATCGTCGCGGTGATCGCCGCGGCCGTGCTGCTTGGCGGCGGAACCGCGGGCTACCTGTACTACGCGGACGGCGACGACGGCCGTACGGAGCAGTCCAGTGACGGAGCGCCGGGCAAGGCGGTCGGCGGCATACCCAAGGACTGGCCGTTGGTGGAGGACGCCGAGGGCTTCAAGCTCAGGCTGCCCAAGGGCTGGGAGCGCGAGGCCGACGGCAATCAGATCGACTACACCCCTGACCACGGACGGCATTTCGTACGCATCAGCATCGACCGCAACACGACGTGGGAGAGCCCCTACACGCACCAGCTGGACCTGGAGAGGAACCTGAAGGTCAAGCTGCCCGACTACAAGCGGCTGCAGCTCGACCAGAACACCTACCGCGACCGGACGGGCGCGCTCTGGGAGTTCAGCTGGACGGCGGGAGCGAACGACACGACCGCGGGCCCGCGCCGCGCCATCTCACAGTCCTATATCGGCCGTGACGGCGTCGAGTACGTGATTTACATGTCGTCCCCCGCCGCCGACTGGAACAAGGCGCGCCAGCAGTTCGACGCGATACTCCGGGGCTGGCGGGAGCGCTGA
- a CDS encoding protein kinase, which translates to MDEYAGRVLADRYRLPLPPADEYELAETRAFDTYSGQEVLVRQVPLPEVVDAEVLELDERDLPEGELPAGFVSAGAVRRPSARTTRRPSDPAVRRAIEAAQAAAQIPDHPRLDQVFDVFAEGGSLWIVSELVAARPLAALLADRPLSPYRAAEIASDVVTALRVLHAHGWVHRNITARTVLVCDDGRVVLTGLAAGAAEEALCGYDPRPEEFLAGFEGEAGDGAGGGAGAAPNADEGEPDEAYEVDESDRSRGHAAIEAAPAAEPGGDVRAARSNAIAAYRAGARAAARVSEDEGRRGPASRGAELPGPRGGGSFGAREGYEGYEAYDDEGARGYGAEGGSGGESRSGGSGSSGSSGSSGEAEVAGRILDPYGVRGTQQWHGAVPRGGGAGASSAGAGKGVGGVGDVGGVGGGGFGGPAGGFAGGVGAERGADRAELGPASGRGGQGTGAGYEGQNFGYEGHGSGYGAPGSPSRHDAPGSALSRGGPDSTSGRTTPTPKPTPPRPPPRPPPRPATATGTPSSPSGAWPGVAPPPPLPPSGPGTRG; encoded by the coding sequence GTGGACGAATACGCGGGGCGGGTACTCGCCGACCGCTATCGCCTGCCGCTGCCTCCCGCGGATGAGTACGAACTCGCCGAGACGCGCGCCTTCGACACGTACAGCGGGCAGGAAGTCCTGGTCAGGCAGGTTCCGTTGCCTGAGGTCGTCGACGCGGAAGTGCTTGAGCTCGATGAGCGCGACCTCCCGGAGGGGGAGCTTCCGGCGGGGTTCGTGAGTGCGGGGGCGGTGCGGCGGCCGTCGGCGCGTACGACGCGCAGGCCGTCGGACCCGGCGGTGCGGCGCGCGATAGAGGCGGCGCAGGCCGCCGCGCAGATTCCCGACCATCCGCGGCTCGACCAGGTCTTCGACGTGTTCGCCGAGGGCGGTTCGCTGTGGATAGTCAGCGAGTTGGTCGCGGCGAGGCCGCTGGCCGCGCTGCTCGCGGACCGGCCGCTGAGCCCGTATCGGGCGGCGGAGATCGCCTCGGACGTGGTGACGGCCCTGCGGGTGCTGCACGCGCACGGCTGGGTCCACCGGAACATCACCGCCCGCACGGTCCTGGTCTGCGACGACGGCCGGGTGGTCCTCACGGGCCTCGCGGCGGGCGCGGCGGAAGAGGCGCTGTGCGGGTACGACCCTCGGCCCGAGGAGTTCCTCGCGGGTTTTGAGGGTGAGGCTGGGGATGGTGCCGGGGGTGGTGCCGGGGCCGCCCCGAACGCCGATGAGGGTGAGCCTGACGAGGCCTATGAGGTTGACGAGAGCGATCGTTCGCGTGGGCATGCCGCGATCGAGGCCGCCCCGGCCGCTGAGCCCGGGGGCGATGTGCGGGCGGCACGGTCCAACGCCATAGCCGCGTATCGCGCCGGGGCACGGGCCGCGGCGCGGGTGAGCGAGGACGAGGGGCGGCGGGGCCCGGCGTCGAGGGGCGCGGAGTTGCCGGGGCCCAGGGGCGGCGGGTCGTTCGGGGCGCGTGAGGGTTACGAGGGGTATGAGGCGTACGACGATGAAGGGGCGCGTGGGTACGGCGCGGAGGGCGGGAGCGGGGGCGAAAGCCGCAGCGGGGGCAGCGGGAGTAGCGGGAGCAGTGGGAGCAGTGGTGAGGCCGAGGTCGCCGGGCGGATCCTGGATCCGTATGGCGTCAGGGGTACGCAGCAGTGGCACGGGGCCGTGCCGAGGGGCGGAGGCGCGGGGGCGTCGAGTGCCGGTGCGGGCAAGGGCGTTGGGGGTGTTGGGGATGTTGGGGGCGTCGGCGGTGGAGGCTTTGGTGGGCCTGCCGGTGGGTTCGCCGGTGGGGTAGGCGCCGAGCGAGGCGCCGACCGAGCTGAGCTAGGCCCTGCGAGTGGCCGTGGCGGTCAGGGCACTGGTGCCGGCTATGAGGGACAGAACTTCGGCTACGAAGGACATGGCTCTGGCTACGGCGCCCCAGGTTCCCCGTCGCGTCACGACGCACCGGGCTCCGCGCTCAGCCGAGGCGGTCCGGACTCCACCTCCGGCCGCACCACTCCCACCCCGAAGCCGACCCCACCCCGACCCCCACCCCGCCCCCCTCCTCGTCCGGCCACAGCTACTGGGACGCCCTCGTCGCCGAGCGGAGCGTGGCCCGGCGTGGCCCCGCCACCGCCCTTGCCGCCGAGCGGGCCCGGCACGCGCGGATGA
- a CDS encoding serine hydrolase domain-containing protein produces MPIPRTLLALPLAVTLIGLTSASAPLAAKPATDATLPLLVTRGKAPAAALLAREAPWSTTEPGAPDPPPGQRATQRPHWHFAQAKQPTADDTTTGTDRNQAPATGPGSGADTGSGTGARAGTRDTGDATRIRRTDHFRAGSITKTFIATVVLQLAAEHRLSLSDPVELHLPGLIRGKSLDGHSLTLRALLTHTSGLADYTTDTKGLVPLTPTEAVRTALAHPATTPGRWSYSNTNYVVLGMVIKQVTGRSYAAETERRVITPLGLSGTSFPGTRTTLPAPHGRAYTSEGQDVTALDPGIAGAAGELVSTLTDLNRFYAALLTGRLLPAPQLRQMLNTRTTEGHYGMGLYPQKLPCGTTVWGHNGRIAGSYVRTAATRDGDRVLTFRVNTDELADPALEPALLTAEFCGSGPSGS; encoded by the coding sequence ATGCCCATTCCGCGGACACTGCTGGCCCTGCCCCTTGCGGTGACCCTCATCGGCCTGACTTCCGCCAGTGCGCCGCTGGCCGCCAAACCGGCCACGGACGCCACTCTTCCGCTGCTCGTCACCCGAGGCAAGGCCCCCGCCGCGGCTCTGTTGGCCCGCGAGGCCCCATGGTCAACAACCGAGCCGGGCGCCCCGGACCCACCACCGGGACAGCGGGCGACCCAGCGGCCCCACTGGCACTTCGCCCAGGCCAAACAGCCCACGGCCGACGACACCACCACAGGTACGGACAGAAACCAAGCGCCCGCGACCGGACCTGGAAGCGGCGCCGACACCGGTTCCGGCACCGGCGCCCGCGCGGGCACCCGCGACACCGGCGACGCCACCCGCATCCGCCGCACCGACCACTTCCGCGCCGGAAGCATCACCAAGACGTTCATCGCGACGGTCGTACTCCAACTCGCCGCCGAACACCGTCTGTCCCTGTCCGACCCCGTGGAACTCCACCTGCCCGGTCTCATCCGCGGCAAAAGTCTCGACGGCCACAGCCTCACGCTGCGCGCCCTGCTCACCCACACCAGCGGCCTCGCTGACTACACCACCGACACCAAAGGCCTCGTCCCCCTCACTCCGACGGAGGCGGTCCGCACCGCCCTCGCCCACCCCGCGACCACGCCGGGCCGCTGGTCGTACTCCAACACCAACTACGTCGTCCTCGGCATGGTGATCAAGCAGGTCACCGGCCGCTCCTACGCCGCCGAGACCGAACGCCGCGTCATCACCCCCCTTGGCCTGTCCGGCACTTCATTCCCCGGCACCCGCACCACGCTCCCCGCCCCGCACGGTCGCGCATACACGAGCGAGGGCCAGGACGTCACCGCCCTCGACCCGGGCATCGCGGGCGCCGCGGGCGAGCTGGTCTCCACGCTCACCGACCTGAACCGCTTCTACGCCGCCCTCCTCACCGGCCGGCTGCTCCCCGCGCCCCAGCTGCGACAGATGCTCAACACCCGGACCACGGAGGGCCACTACGGCATGGGCCTCTACCCGCAGAAGCTGCCCTGCGGCACCACGGTCTGGGGCCACAACGGCCGCATCGCCGGAAGCTACGTCCGCACGGCCGCCACCCGCGACGGCGACCGTGTCCTGACTTTCCGGGTCAACACGGACGAGCTGGCCGACCCGGCCCTCGAACCGGCTCTCCTGACTGCCGAGTTCTGCGGCTCCGGCCCGTCCGGCAGCTGA